The sequence agttttattttacgtatcttgttatagcaatttctgtaaccctatagtgagaaccagcgaggacgacattctcactcccctacaggttattTCTTTTTAGGATATGGATGACGAAGCTTCAGAAGTGTTATGTTCATTTTCTGTTTATTcgatatttttttgtattatcttagtatttatttttcccttgcttTTATCTTTATTAATGTtttaagagggataggaatttgtGATATGTATGTTTGTAAGTTAGTGTTGTGTATATATAAATTAAGGTATTGTATCTGGTTTGTATGTACATATATGTTTATGTTTTCAAGAGTTATGCGGTTTTTAGTTtaaacaggctcctattttagtaattaaatattttaagagttgtcgtaatacccgagctattagagtggcgcagccgaaagcgtgacattttgatagttagggtgttacataagtCACTTCAAAATCCTTGTGGTTTGATGTTTTGATAAGCTTTAGTGTTAATTTGGTGTATTGTATGATATTAGAGTAATTATATGTTGATTTGGAGTTGACTTAGTGGATTTGGAGCACTTGGATTGAACTTTGGTGGCTAGACTTTGTGGAAGTTTGTTTGGAATCATTTTAGTGTTTTGTGCGTGTTGAGAAtcaaccaaggtatggtttcggtttcctttaaATAATATGTAATGTTGTGGGCAACTTAGGCTAGTAGACCTTAGGATAAGATTGAATTGATGATGAATATTGATTATTAATGATACTTGATGATGATTGTGATGTTGATAAGGAGTTATGATGATTTTTGGTGTGAATGGTAAATCATGATGCTTGTTGATATTGATGAGTGTTTATGATGATTTTGGAtgttgataaatgtgatgatgatgaattgatgTTTGGGTTGAGAATTATTGAGATTGGTAATCCATAAGTAGGAAATGTTAAAATAGTTGATGGTTTAGGAAAATTAATGAATAATGATATGAGTGATGTTAAGTTGAGAAGTTGAAAGGGATTTAGATGGTTGAATGGTTGTGGAATGGTTGGTAAGAATTGTGggttttttttatattgttggaATGTGATTAAATTGATTTGGTTTGAGAGATTtggtaaattttgaaaaattgaaaaatttgatAAATCTTGTTTTTAACCAATTTTTGCAGGCTATAACTTGGTTCTTGGAGTTTGGATTTGAGTGaactttatttaaaattaaagatgGTTGAGagagctttaaaatggtataaagatgagtgaaattagaattttgtagagaaagttatagATGTTAGAAGTTAGGGTCAAAAAACTaaattctgtgatgttgcagaaaaATTGAAACTCCGGTTTGTGTGCCCATGCACGGACCAGAGTGAGTGTTACAACTCGTGCGTATGCACAATATCATGCGTACGAACAGGCCGGGAAAGTCCTTTGGTGCGTGCGTACGTACAACATGGAAATTCTTatggtgtgtgcgtacgcacaaatacCATGCATATAAACAAGTCCTGTTTTTTACCCAAAACTCTATTTTTAACTGTTTGGCCTCCccgacaagcttgtaaacttctgtaacACTTGTTTAAGATCCCCTAACTAATATTTAGACTTTAAAACATGGAAGAACACAATAAGTGACTTTAGTTAGATATTTTTTGGTAATAAGTTTAGGAGATGGTGACTTAGGCTTGGAATGAACTGTGGATGGAATGACTTGAGTGGATTAGTAGAGTGTTGAGTTGATGATGCCTTGAGATAAAAAAATGATTGAGATTGTTGAAAATGATGAGATTTACAGTGATCACTGATTGGGAAATACACTATGTTACTGTTGTGCTATGATTGGTAAGTCGCTATGCGCCTGGAAAGGACGGTGGTTGATCTTGCTTGTCGAGGTTGTGGCGCCAACATAAagacggtggttaatcctgcttacgttgagatgtgaggtctgaggcagaGTATCCTGCTCGCATCCTTTCTGGTCACAAGAGTGTGCTCAGACACTATATCCCGTAAGAGTGTgctagggcactatatcccaggggGCCATATTTATATACGTGACAGAAAGGAGACATCTCGAGGAAATATGTCAGGTTGGCCgttgaaccgacaagtgatatcactgtcaataggacaggcattcatcatatgcattcttaAGAGGTTGTTTGCTTTGCTTACTTGCATCTATTGCCTAAGtgtataacatgcttacttgctaGATGAATTACCTGTTCtatatgtatattacttgtgtttaTTTACTTGCTTGCATCTACTTGTGTTTTCTgctaggattgaggaggttcagtTGGTGGTGGCGATGGGAACGCACGAAggataggttggcgaaggctgtagGACAGTGGTGACTCTGCTAGTTAGTAATTCCTTTAAATTAGATAACCCTTTTATGGGATTTTATTTAAATATCTCTAAGTTTGAATTGTATGCATGTgaaaagttctaggattgcctttggctttctggaaccttatatattatttatttgaaattgttaccatactgagaacctccggttctcataccatatgttgttatttttttcagatgcaggtcgcaacccaccttagTGAGTTacggatggtgacagagcggaggattgctctcctttttattttgtcaatttGATGTagtttctctcacttttgtatattgaacttgttgccttagaggcttaagTTTGAGAGACAAGATGTATCTATTTTAACACTTAAAAACTCTGTTGTATTCTGTTggaactagtcggcctaaactccgcggaTTGTTATTAGTTTTCCTTTTGTTATTAGATAACTTGTATATCTTGTATCTATGATTTTTTCTCTTACCTTTACGCTTTTGTTATCTCGTGTGAACATTTCGTGCTTTTGTATCTCTGTTTTATGAGTCCTTAAGCTTTTATTCTTTCTTTAGACTTCTAGTATATTATATTCTTTAACTATATTTTATTGTATGAGCTTTAGAATTGTCGTGTCACTTTGTCTCCCTTTTCTtttatggctagaggtaaggctaagggtgatagggtgttacatttagtggtatccgAGCAGTTCATCCTCGTGAGCTTGAGAGATAGACCgtttatgcttcattgcatactctgggtcAATTTTTCTTTcgtgctatttaggatatctgtTTGATATGCATAgtatgcttgtttgtgagtacctttttgggataattgaagcactagacttgagatattgaaATTGATCACTTTGGTGTCGATTGTTTGGTATGGACAGGATCCTGAGTGGCGACTTGCGAACGAGGTCGACCATGGACACAGAGAGATAATAAGGATGACCAACCGGCCAATAACCATGTCGAGTTCATGATGGCAATGACTAACCTAGCTAACTCGATGCAAGCGAGTGCTGCTGCGATGACATAAGCTATGGAAAGGTTAGGACAACCAGCCAGAAATAGAAATGGAAATGGAGAAGGGGCCTAGAACAACTTAGGAGGTGCTCCAATGACACTATCAGCTTTCCTAAAGGTGAAACCACCGACTTTCAGAAGAACAACAAATCCTACTAAAACAGATAACTAGTTCCAATCCATGGAGCATGCCCTGCAGACTTAGCATGTCCCCGATAATCAATTCATAGAGTTTGTGGCTTATCAACTGATGGAAGAGGCTCAACACTGGTGGTAGGGAGAATGCCAACAGCTATAACTTCAGAATGTGAATATTCCATGGGAGTTGTTTTAGACTGCTTTCTATAAGATATTTTCCAGAGTCAGTGAGGGAGGCTAGAGAGTTGGAGCTCATGCAACTGAAGCAAGGGTCGATGTCTGTAACCGAGTATACCAGTAAGTAtgagaaactctgtaggttctcaaGGATATGTCAGGGTACCCCTGAGTCCTATGAGGGTTGGAAGTGCATAAAGTACCAAGGAGGTCTTAGGGAGAACATTATGAGTGTTGTGGCTCCGTTAGAGATTTGGAGGTTTTCTAAGTTGGTGAACAAAGCAAGGGTTATTGAGGATTGTGCTAAGAAGGTAGCATTGGCAAGGGATACTCGTGGAGGCAACAACAGAGGCCGTGGAAAATATTTTCAGTTTAGGGGTCAGAACTTCAAAAGGTGTGGACACGCCCCTCAACACCGTCAAGGTCAAGGAAACTTTAAGAGGACCAACTACAATTAGTATCACCAGACGTAGGGAAGAGGTAAACAGAGTAAGACTTCTCTAGACTTAATTTGTGACCGTTGTGGATCTTTCCATCCTTATGATTCGTGCAAGCTGGGTATAGGTGGCTATTTTACTTGTGGACTGCTGGGACACATTGCAAAGGATTGCCCTTATGGAAGGAATCCGAATGCGCATGGGAACCACCAACAAGATCAAGTGTTTACTGTGAATGTCAATGATGCTGCTAAGTCGGATCCTTTGATGAGAGATAAATATTTTATTGGTGACAAAGTGTTGGTTACATTGTATGATACGGGAGCTTCACATCCATTTATTGTATTTGATAAGGCTGCTAAACTAGGGTTAAAAATCTCAGACTTAGCTTTCGATTTGCATGTGTATACCTTATCTCAGACAGTTGTGATTAGATTAGGTTGTAGGCAAATATCTTTCAAGATTGAGGATAGATCTTTTGTTCATGACTTAACTTGTTTGCCGATGGTTgggttggagatgattttggggtttgattggttgtcaaAGAATCGGGTGTTGTTAGATTACTTTGAGCGATCAATTTGCTTTATGTCAGAAGGAAAAGGAGGAGTAGTTGTAGCTAAGGGTtattacctgaactctgtaatggtgAACTATAGTAGGGAAGAGTGTCAAGGTTATATACTTTTATCTGCAAATGCGTCGAGCGATGAGTAGAAGTTAGACTGAATTTCGGTAGTTAAGGAGTTTCCCGAAGTGTTTCCTGAAGACATTCCCGAATTTCCACCTCAAAGGGAAATTGAATTTGTGGTAGACTTGGTGCTGGGAGCTGGCCCAGTGTCAATTGCGCCGTACAGAATGGCTCTGATAGAGTTGGCTAAACTtaagactcagttggaagagcttctgagTAAGAGGCTCATTTGACCAAGTGTATCTCCGTGGGGAGCGCCCattttattggtgaagaagaaagatggaggaaTGCGACTCTTGTGGATTATTGACAGTTAAACAAAGTGACggtaaagaataagtacccattgccgaggatCGAAGACTTAATGGATCAATTTCAAGGAGTTGGGGTGTTTTTGAAGATCGATTTGAGGTTAAGTTACCATCAGATAAGAGTAAAGGAGGACGATATTCCGAAAATGGCATTTAGAACATGCTATGGTCACTATGAATATgcggtgatgtcctttgggttgacgaacgtgcctgctgtgttcatggattacatgaatagagtattTCGTCCCTTTTTGGATAAGTTTTTGGTGGTGTTCATAGATAACATCATATTTTACTCAAAGAAGGTGAAAGAACATGAAGAGCATCTAAAGATTGAGTTGCAAATCCGGAAGGAGTGGAAGTTGTATGCAATTGTCGAAGTGTGAATTCTGAAAGGAAGAAGTAAAATTCCTAGGATATGTGGTGAGTAGAGGAGAAATAGTAGTGGATCCTTCGAAGGTTGAGGCAGTAATGGAATGGGGAAGACCGACGTTAGTGTCTGGGTGCGTACGCGAGTTCAAAAAAATACCACAtctgcgtacgcgtgacatggttCGCGTATGTGGGGCCTTGTTTTTCAACAAAATGAGCTTTTGTATTTTAAACATGCTTTTAAATCTCTAAAACTCTATATTTACTCTTTTAGACCCTAAATATTAATTTTGAGTATAGTGAAGAGATTAAGCTATAAGAATGGGGGTAACTTggaggtgaagaaagcttgggacATGATGAAATATGAATGGAAAGTGCAAAAAAGGGGTATGTATGAGGTATTTGGCCTTAAATGAAATTGAATGAATGAAAATGAATGATGATTTGGCTGGCCATGATGAATATGAATGTGAATGTGGCTTATGCACTTCTTTATTTGAGATACAAGTTTTCCTGGGTAAGAtacagtggcttgccaccacatgCTCTAGATTGAGACACGATACTCTGTTAATCCTACGTTGCAAGATGTGGTTGGACACTTTAACGCCCTGAAAATTCCCCCAATGAGCaaaatttatttatgaatgagaaaaaattgtgcatagactcttggggatgcacgcacGGGGGACTGTCTAGGGTTTAGCAGCCAGACATATCAGGTTagctttataactgacagatgagactcatcagccataggacaagcatacatcatatgcatatgcttgttttgtttgcttgtgcattaattgaATTTGCCTATGTGAATCAATATGCTATTTGTTATACTTGTTACCTAAATTAACTGTACTCTAATTGTGTTCGCCTTGTTTGTTTTGTTTGTCTGTGTGACTCTATTGGTGTTTTTGAGGATTTTGGAGGAAGGAGAAGGATTTTGGAAGGGTTTAGTTAGATTTTGGTTAAATTTAAGAACCTTGGAGAACCACCCTACTTATGGTTTCTGTTTAAAATCCTTAAGTTTTATAATATGAGCGTCGGAGTTCTAGCTTCGCCTTTGGCTTTTCTGataccttatatcttatgtatgtggtacctttaccatgctgagaatcttcggttctcattccatacagatatttgtattttttagatgcaactcgagaggcacctcgctaggcgtctgaagTTCTTGGCACAGCGGAGTTGGGATGTCGTTCCAGGAATGAAATCCGATGTGACGTCCTATGTATCTAAGTGCTTAACCTGTTGGAAAGTCAAAATTGAGCATCATACCATCTGAAACCCTTCAGCCTTTAGAAATTccgcaatggaaatgggagagcaTCCCAATGGATTTTGCGTCGGGTTTGCCAAGAACTCGAGCTGGATTTGATGCTGTTTGAATGATTGTGGATCGGCTAacaaagtcagctcactttttacccATTCGGATGAATTATACCTTAGAAGAGCTAGCACATTTGTACATAAAGGAAATTATGAGGTTGCATGGAGTGCCTGCCACCATAATCTCCGATAGAGATCCACGTTTCACATCTAGATTATGGGGAGCCTTCCAACGGGCGTTTGGAACTCAGTTAAGCTTAAGTACAACGTACCACCCTCAAACCGATGGCCAATCGGAGAGGACAATCCAAACCCTAGAGGATATGCtgagggcttgtgttttggaccagccggcTTGCTGGGATCGGTATATACCGGTAATGGAGTTTGCGTATAATAacagctaccatgcgagcattaGAATGGCTCTGTATAAGGCTTTGTATGGGAGAAAGTGTCAATCTCCTCTATGCTAGTATGAAGCTGGGGAAACAAGCTTGTTAGGCCCTGGAATGATAGTTAAAACTATTGAACAGATCAAGAAAATCCGAAGCCGAATGCTTGTTGCTCAAAGTCGTCAGAAAAGCTACACCGATCAAAGGCGAAAGCCTTTAGAGTTTGAGGAAGGGAAGCATGTGTTCTTAAAGGTCACACCAACAACCAGAGTGGGTAAAGCgatcaaaacaaagaaactaAACACTCGTTATATCGTCCGTTCAAATTCTGAAAAGGATTGGACCGGTAGCCTACAGAATTGCCTTACCGCCCCATCTTTCAaacctgcacgacgtgtttcatgTGTCGCAGCTTCGAAAGTATACTCCTGATGCCAATCATGTTCTGGAACCTAAATCAGTTCAAGTAAGAGAAGATTTGACATTGCAAGTAACCCCGGTTAGAATTGACGACACCAGCATCGAACGATTGCGTGGCAAAGAGGTTTCATTGGTGAAAGTCACTTGGAATCGGGCTGGAATCGAAGAACACACGTGGGAACTTGAATCCGAAATGCGGAAGGACTATCCACACTTTTTGCAACATATCTAATTGGTTAAAAATAGTTTTGACACGAAATTTAAACTGAGGATtgtggacatacaaagcttgaaATGGCCATTAGTTTCAGTTCAAACACTCATCAGAATTGTAAATAAATTGggttggaagttggtgcttctGCAATAAAGAAGCAGAATTTTCTGTAGAAAGcatcaatcttcaaaaatttGTTTCTCCCAAACCACTCATCAATAAACCCTAGATTTATTATGAGATGCTCAAAACTACTTAAAGTTTCATATACAAATAGTTTCATTCAATGTTATGACCGAGACTGCTCCCAGAAATTGATTTACTTTATTGTCAATTATGCAAAATTTTCTGCCTTGAACTTTTCCAACAACCTTACATACCCTAACCCACATCTAAACTTATAACCCTTCCAAAATCACATACCTAACCTTTCTTCAGTTATTTTGAGTTGCCTTCATAGCCAACATATCCCCAAAACTCAAATTTAGCAATTTTCACAAATTCAAGTAGTTAACtataaacaagctttcaatttTCTGCACTATTTCAAACATAACAATTCATATACTTTGATCATCATTCAAGCACATAATAAAGCTATACTCATCATCAATCAAGCATATGGTAATTCtttaattctcatcacaatcagCTAGAAATCAGAATATTTTTGCATCCTCAATCATTTAGGGAACC is a genomic window of Arachis ipaensis cultivar K30076 chromosome B06, Araip1.1, whole genome shotgun sequence containing:
- the LOC107647163 gene encoding uncharacterized protein LOC107647163, with product MSVTEYTSKYEKLCRFSRICQGTPESYEGWKCIKYQGGLRENIMSVVAPLEIWRFSKLVNKARVIEDCAKKVALARDTRGGNNRGRGKYFQFRGQNFKRCGHAPQHRQGGYFTCGLLGHIAKDCPYGRNPNAHGNHQQDQVFTVNVNDAAKSDPLMRDKYFIGDKVLVTLYDTGASHPFIVFDKAAKLGLKISDLAFDLHVYTLSQTVVIRLGCRQISFKIEDRSFVHDLTCLPMVGLEMILGFDWLSKNRVLLDYFERSICFMSEGKGGVVVAKGYYLNSVMVNYSREECQGYILLSANASSDE